CGTCCTGGTCAAGACCCGCCAGCAGGAGCTCAGCTATCCGTCCGGCGACCAGAACGTCTACACGACGTACGCCGGGACGGGCGGTGTTCCGATCGGCGCCTGGTTGAGGAAGCTCCTCTTCGCGGTGCGCTTCGGCGAGATCAAGATCCTCCTCTCGAACGACCTGACGGCCGACAGCCGGATCATGATCTACCGCGCGATCGGCCAGCGCGTGCGCCAGATCGCGCCGTTCTTCAAGTACGATCACGACCCGTACATCGTGGTGACGGACGACGGCCGCCTGGTCTGGATGCTCGACGGCTACACGACGACGGACCGTTACCCGTACTCGGACCCGGTGCCGGGGGTGGGCAACTACATCCGGAACTCCGTGAAGGCGACGGTGGACGCGTACAACGGCGCCGTGACGTTTTACCTCGCCGATTCCACGGACCCGATCGTGCGCGCGTACGCACGCGCGTTCCCCGGCCTCCTGAAGCCGCTCGACGCGATGCCGGCGAGCCTCCGGAGCCAGGTCCGCTACCCCGAGGACTTCTTCGCGATCCAGGCGCGCAAGTACGCGACGTACCACATGCGGGACCCCCAGGTGTTCTACAACAAGGAGGACCTCTGGGCGATCCCGCGGCGCACCGTCGAGGGGCGCGACCGGGAGATGGAGGCGTACTACACGATCATGCGCCTCCCCGGGGAGAAGAAAGAGGAGTTCATCCTCCTCACGCTCTTCAACCCGAGCCGCCGGGACAACATGATCGCGTGGCTCGCCGCGCGGTCGGATCCGCCGAACTACGGCCGCCTGCTCGTCTACGACCTGCCGAAGCAGAAGCTGGTCTTCGGCCCGCGGCAGATCGACGCGCGCATCGACCAGGAGCCGGTGATCTCACAGCAGCTCTCGCTGTGGAACCAGCGCGGCTCGACGGTCATCCGCGGCTCGCTCGTCGCGATTCCGCTCGACCAGTCGCTGATCTACGTCCAGCCGCTCTACCTCGCGGCGTCGGAGCAGGGCGCGGTCCCGGAGCTCCGCCGGGTGATCGTGGCCTACGGCAACCAGATCGTGATGGAGCAGACGCTCGCGCAGTCGCTCGCCCGCCTTTTCGGCGCTCGGCCGACCGGCCCGCCCGCGGCGGCGACCGCGGCCGCGCGGCCCGGCGGTGCCGAGCCCGCCGGCGAGCGCCTTCTCGCGCAGCGCGCGCTGGAGATCTGGAACCGCGCCCAGGACGCGCTCCGGCGCGGCGACTGGACGGCCTACGGCGCGGAGCAGAAGCGCCTGGAGGACATGCTCCGCGCCCTCGCGCAGGGGCGCCGCTAGCCCACCGCGGTGGTGCTCGTCGTCCTGGTCGTGCTCATGGCCCTCGCCTCTCCCGCCGCGGCCGATGAGGGGTCCTGGACGGAGCGCTGGCTGACCCAGTCGACGCTGACGGGCAACTGGTTCGGCGCGCGCGACACGCTTGCCGCGTGGGGCATCGATGTCTCAGGGGACTGGGCCTCGGGGACCGACCTCTCCGTCGACATCGGCAACGTCTTCACCGCGGCCAGCGTGTCCGTTCCGCGCAGCCGCTGGGTCATACGTTCCCCCTCGCTACTCCTCGCGACATGGATGACCTTCAGGCGTCGGCAGCGATCGGGCGCGGCCGGCCCAGGTAGAGGAGCGGCATGCAGACGAGGATGGTCGCGCTGGTGGCGAGCAGCGCGGCCATGAACGACATCGTGCTGGTGAGGACGCCGGCCAGCACGTCGCTCCCGATGGAGCCCGCGGCGTAGGCGATGTTGTACACGGCGTACACCGACGCGTAGCCGGACGTGCCCCGGCGGTCGACCGCCTCGGCCAGCTCGGAGAGCGATGTGTTCAGCGTGAACGCCGTCGAGACGTCGACCAGGGTGAGGAAGACTCCGGCCCAGAAGACATTGCTGGTCAGGCCGAGCAGCGGCAGGCTCCCGGCCGTCATGAAAAGGCCCAACACCATGGTGGGGCGTAACCCGTACTGCTCGGCGATCTGATCGACGAGCGGAGAGCAGACGCCGTACATCACCGTCGAGATGGTGAAGATCAGCCCGATCATGCCGCTCGAGGTGCCCGCGACACGGCTGAGATGGGCAGGGAGGAGAGGCTCGAGGAGCCCCCATCCACCCGCGCCCAGGACGACGACCAGGGCGGCCGCCAGGACGGAGCGGTCGCGCAAGAGTCCTCCGAGGTCCGAGCGCTCGCTGGCGTCGCGGGGCGGCTCCGGGATCAGGACGATCCGCATGAACGCGTCCACGAACAGCAGGGCACCGGCGACGACGAACGGCAGTCCGTAGCCGCTGAGATCAAACAGCACGCCGCCGGCCAGGGGCCCTAGAACCGATCCGCCCGTACTACCCATCATGGCGAACCCCATCATCTGGGTCCGCTTCTGGGTGAAGAGCTCCGCCACCAGGGCCAACCCCGCCGTCCAGGTCGCCGCCGCGGCCACGCCCTGGACGGTGCGGGCGACGAACATCTCGCCGAAGGTCGTGGCGAACGCGAACAGCAGCGTCGCCGCCCCCTGAAGGAGCACGCCGTAGATCATGGGCCGCCGGCGGCCGTGACGGTCGGACAGGACGCCGAAGATCGGCGTGGTGAGGAAGAGCCCGACCGCGTAGGCGCCATACATCACGCCCAGCGCCCACTCGTCCTCGATCCGGGCGGGAGACTTGGGCGTGAGCGGGATGACGAGGCCGTAGAGGAACGAGTCGGTGAAGAGCGCCACCGTCACCACGGTCAGAGTAACCTTCGGCGATCCGCGCAGCCGGCCCACGAGGCTCATCGGGATCCCGATCGGTGCGATACCTCCGCACCATGCCTGCGTCGAGGATCAGCCACCATTCGCGGCGGGACTCAGCGCCCGGTGAAGAAGGCGCGGAGCTGGATCCGCGTCGTCACCCCGCGTGGACGTCCAGCCGAGGAAGCGCACGAAGCCGTTCTGCGGCGCGTGGAGTGTGCGGGTCGCCATGCCGCGCGCCATAATAACACCGGGAGGGACCACGATGAGACGCTGGATGGCGGTGATGCTCGGAGCGCTGGGACTCGCCCTCCTCGGGGCCACGAGCGCCGGCTCGGGCGCGGTCGTCGAGAAGGTGCAACTGCAGCTCAAGTGGGTGACGCAGGCCCAGTTCGCGGGCTATTACGCGGCCCGAGCCAGGGGGTTCTACGAGACCGAGGGCCTGGAGGTCACCATCCGGCAGGGCGGCCCCGACATCGTGCCGGAACAGGTGGTGGCGAACGGCGTGACCGAATTCGGCGTCGACTTTCTGCCGAGTCTGCTCGCCGCACGGGATCGGGGGCTGCCGCTCGTGAACATCGCCCAGGTCTACGCGTACAGCGGCATGCGGGAGATTGCCTTCAAGAGCTCCGGCATCCGAGGCCCCGCCGACC
This region of Candidatus Methylomirabilota bacterium genomic DNA includes:
- a CDS encoding UPF0182 family protein, coding for VLVKTRQQELSYPSGDQNVYTTYAGTGGVPIGAWLRKLLFAVRFGEIKILLSNDLTADSRIMIYRAIGQRVRQIAPFFKYDHDPYIVVTDDGRLVWMLDGYTTTDRYPYSDPVPGVGNYIRNSVKATVDAYNGAVTFYLADSTDPIVRAYARAFPGLLKPLDAMPASLRSQVRYPEDFFAIQARKYATYHMRDPQVFYNKEDLWAIPRRTVEGRDREMEAYYTIMRLPGEKKEEFILLTLFNPSRRDNMIAWLAARSDPPNYGRLLVYDLPKQKLVFGPRQIDARIDQEPVISQQLSLWNQRGSTVIRGSLVAIPLDQSLIYVQPLYLAASEQGAVPELRRVIVAYGNQIVMEQTLAQSLARLFGARPTGPPAAATAAARPGGAEPAGERLLAQRALEIWNRAQDALRRGDWTAYGAEQKRLEDMLRALAQGRR
- a CDS encoding MFS transporter; this translates as MVTVALFTDSFLYGLVIPLTPKSPARIEDEWALGVMYGAYAVGLFLTTPIFGVLSDRHGRRRPMIYGVLLQGAATLLFAFATTFGEMFVARTVQGVAAAATWTAGLALVAELFTQKRTQMMGFAMMGSTGGSVLGPLAGGVLFDLSGYGLPFVVAGALLFVDAFMRIVLIPEPPRDASERSDLGGLLRDRSVLAAALVVVLGAGGWGLLEPLLPAHLSRVAGTSSGMIGLIFTISTVMYGVCSPLVDQIAEQYGLRPTMVLGLFMTAGSLPLLGLTSNVFWAGVFLTLVDVSTAFTLNTSLSELAEAVDRRGTSGYASVYAVYNIAYAAGSIGSDVLAGVLTSTMSFMAALLATSATILVCMPLLYLGRPRPIAADA